In the genome of Armatimonadota bacterium, the window AGCAGGTCTCCCCTTCCGGACCCCATCAGCCGGGGCATTCCCTGTCCCCGCAGGCGGAAGACCTGGCCGTTCTGGGTCTCCGGCGGGATCCGCATCCTCACCTTCCCGGACAGCGTCGGGACCTCGATCTCCGCGCCCAGCAGGGCTTCCACGAGGGAGATCGGGATCTCACACACCAGATCGTCCCCCTCGCGGGTGAAGAAGGGGTGCGGCCGTACCCGCACCTCCACGTAGAGGTCTGCGCCGTCTGCGGCCCCCCGCACCCGCACTTTCTGGCCGTCCCGGATGCCGGGCGGGATCTGCACCCGGATCCGGCGGGAACGCCCGTTCAGGCTGAGGCTCAGCTCCCGCTCCGTGCCGTGGAAGGCCTCCTCCAGGGAGATCTCCACGGAGGTGGTGAGGTCCTCCCGGGGAACGGTGCGGGCACCGCGGAAGGGGGAGCGGCGGCCCGGCCGGGTGAAGGGATCGAAGATCCCCAGATCGCCGAAGAACCGGCGGAAGAACTCCGAGAACCCGAAGTCCTCGAACCGGCCGAACACCTCCCCGGGCTCGCCGAAGATCACGGTCCACTCCCCGGGGCCTTCGGCCTGGGGACCCGCGAACTGGTCCCAGGGCACCCCGCGCTCCCGGAGCTCCAGCAACTGGTCGTAGCGCCTGCGCTTCTCGGGGTCGCTCAGGACCTGGTAGGCCTCGTTGATCTCCTTGAACTTCTCCGCGGCCTGGGGGTCCTTGTTCACGTCCGGGTGGTACTGGCGGGCCAAGCGGCGAAACGCTTCGTTGATCTGCTTGCCGTCCGCGTTGCGGGGCACCCCCAGGATCCGGTAGTAGTCCTTGAACTCCATCTCCTACTGGGCCACGCGGACCCGCGCGGGCCGCAGCACCTCCTCGCCCACCAGGTATCCTTGCTGAACCACGTCCACCACCGTGCCCGGCTCCACCCCGGCCTCCTCCGCGGGCACCTGATCCACGGCCTCGTGACGGGCAGGGTCGAACCGGGCGCCCGCGGCCTCCATGGGCCGCACCCCCAGGAGGCTCAGCTGTTCCAGGACGGAGCGGTGCGTCATGCGGAGGCCCTCGAGGATGCCCTCCACCGCCTGGTTGTCCTGGGCCTGCTCTCCGTACTGGATGGCCCGCTCCAGGTTGTCGAGCACCCCCAGCACCAGGTGCAGCATGGCCCGTCGGACGCGGGCCACGGCCTCCTCCTGCCGCCGGGCCGCCAGCTTCTTGTAGTTCTCCAGGTCCGCGGCCGCGTGCAGGAACTGCTGCCAGTTGCGCTCCGCCTCCTGGCGGTAGCGCTCCACCTCCTCCCGCAGGCGCGCCACCTCCTCGGGGCGCACCTCCGCCGGCTCCGCGGGCTCCGGGAGGTCTCCCCCGTCGGAGGCCGGGGCTTCCGCGAAGTCCTCCCGGGGCTCGCTTTGCCCGTTCAGACGATCCTCCCGCTCCGACATCTCCCCGATCACCGCCCTACTGGTCGCTGGGCTTGTACTCCGCGTCGATCACGTCGTCCGGCCCCCGTCGCTCCCCACCTCCTCCGCCCGAGGGGGTGCCGCTCGCGGCGGCGCGGTACAGCCGCTCGGAGATGCGGAAGATCATCTGCTGCAGCTCTTCCGTGAGCTGCTTGACCTTTGCCACGTCCCGGGCCTGGACCGCGTGTCGCAGCTCCTTCGCCTTCTCCTCCAGGGGTTTGCGGTCGCTCTCCGGAGCCGCGCTCAGCTGGTCCCGCAGGAGCCGCTCCGCCTGATAGGCCATGCTGTCCCCGCGGTTCAGGATCTCCGCCTCCTCCCGCTTGCGGCGGTCCTCCTCCGCGTGCTGCTCCGCCTCCCGGACCATGCGCTCGATCTCCTCCCGGGTGAGGGTGCTGGTGCCCGTGATCCGGATGGACTGCTCCCGGCCCGTGGCCAGGTCCTTCGCGGAGACGGCGAGGATGCCGTTCGCGTCGATGTCGAAGGTGACCTCGATCTTGGGCACCCCGCGCGGAGCGGGCGGGATCCCGTCCAGGATGAACCGGCCCAGGGTCCGGTTGTCCCGGGCCATGGGCCGCTCTCCCTGCAGCACGTGGATCTCCACCTGCGTCTGCCCGTCCTCCGCGGTGGTGAAGATCTCGCTCTTGCGGGTGGGGATGGTGGTGTTGCGGGGGATGAGGACGGTCATGACCCCGCCCAGGGTCTCGATGCCCAACGACAGCGGGGTCACGTCCAGCAGAACCACCTCCCGCACCTGACCCGCCAGCACGCCTGCCTGGATGGCGGCGCCCACCGCCACCACCTCGTCCGGGTGGACCTCCTTGCTGGGTTCCTTCCCGGTGAGCCGCCGCACCAGCTCCTGGATCATGGGCATGCGGGTGCTGCCGCCCACCAGGATGACCTCGTGGAGGTCCCGCTCGCTGAGCTTGGCGTCACCCATGGCCTGGCGATAGGGCGGGATGCACCGTTCCACCAGGTCCGCGGTGAGCTCCTCGAACTTGGCCCGGGTGAGGACCATGTCCAGGTGCTTGGGACCCGTGGCATCCGCGGTGATGAAGGGGAGGTTGATGGTGGTCTGGACCATGGCGCTGAGCTCGATCTTCGCCCGCTCCGCGGCCTCCCGGAGGCGTTGCAGCGCCTGCCGGTCCTGCCGGAGGTCAATGCCGTGCTCCTTGCGGAACTCCTCCGCAAGCCAGTTCACGATCCGCTCGTCCCAGTCGTCCCCGCCCAGGTGCGTGTCGCCGGCCGTGGCCCGGACCTGGAACACGCCTTCCCCGATCTCCAGGATGGAGACGTCGAAGGTGCCCCCTCCGAGGTCCCACACCAGCACCGTCTCCGATCCCTTCTTGTCGAGGCCATAGGCCAGGCAGGCCGCGGTGGGCTCGTTGATGATGCGCAGGACCTTCAGGCCTGCGATCTCCCCCGCGTTCTTGGTGGCGGTGCGCTGGGCATCGTTGAAGTACGCGGGGACCGTGATCACCGCCCCGTCGATCTTCTCCCCCAGGTACGCCTCCGCGTCCTCCTTGAGCTTCTGGAGGATCATGGCGGAGATCTCCTCCGGGGTGAAGGTGCGGTCCACGGCGGGTACGTACACACAGGCCATCCCGTGCTGTCCCTCCACCACCTTGTAGGGCACCATCTTCCGCTCCGTCTCCACCTCGCTGTACCGGCGGCCCATGAACCGCTTGATGGAGTAGATGGTGTTCTCGGGGTTCAGGATGGCCTGGCGCTTGGCCATCTGGCCCACCAGGCGTTCGCCCGTCTTCGTGAAGGCCACCACGGACGGCGTGAGGCGGCTGCCCTCGCGGTTGGGGATCACCACGGGTTCCCCGCCGATGATGGCGGCGATGACAGAGTTCGTGGTGCCGAGATCAATCCCCACCACCTTGCCCATACGGCCTCCCTCCTCGCACCGCTCACCGAACTTCCACCTTCACCTTCCGGGCCTGTGCGGCCTCGGCCTTGGGAACGCGGACCTCCAGCACCCCGTCCCGGTACGTGGCCTTCGCCTGGTCCGGCTTCACCTCCGTGGGAAGCGGCAGGGTCCGCTCAAACCGGCCGTAGCGCAGCTCCCGGCGGTGGTAGCTGCGGCCGCGCTCCTCCTTCTCCTCCCGGCGCTCCGCCACCAGGGTCACGGTGCGGTCGTCCACCTGCACGTCGATGCTCTTTGGATCCACCCCCGGCAGCGCCGCCCGGACCACCACGTCCGTATCCGTCTCATAGAGCTCCACCGCGGGCCGCCACACCTCCGCCTCCCGCGGGCGCTCCGGGACCTCCAGCTCCGTCCCGAAGCCCTCCACGAACTCGTCCAGCAGGCGCTCGAGGGTGCGCCGCATGGTTCGGAGCTCCCGAATCGGATCCCACCGCAGGATGCCCATGCTCAATCCCCCCTTTCCCGAATGGTTCGCTTTCCGGCGGACTGCAGGATGACCTCTGCCACGAACTCGTACCGGTCCTGGATCTCCAGAAAGAGCTTCACCCCGGCCAGGTTGAGCCCGACCTCCCGGGTCAAGTACTGGATGAGCCGGACCCGCTGGAGGTCGCGGTCGCTGAACAGGCGGATCCGGTTCCGCCGGGCGGGCCGGATCAGCCCTTTCTCCTCGTAGATCCGGAGGGTTCTCGGATGGACGCCCAGCAGTTCCGCAGCGATGCCGATGGCGTAGACCGGCGTGGTGTCCGTCTTGAACCTCCGCTGCCCCAACCGAGAACACCTCCCGATCCGGCTCCATGGTAGCTGGGTTTACCAGCCATTGTCAATAGGCTTGACAATAACATTGTCAATGTCAGGCCACCAACAGGATCACCCCCGCGGTCATCCCGCAGGCCACCAGCAGCCGTCGCCACGCTTCCTGCTCCCCCAACACCCGGGTTCCCAGCCAGGTTCCGATGAGGATGCTCACCTCCCGGGCGGGTGCGATGGCGCTCACGGGGCTACTGCGCAGGGCGGTGAGCACGAGGATGTACGAGAGGGGAACCAGCACCGCGAGCCCGAAGACCTCCAGGCGGTGAACCCGCCAGTGCCTCCTGACCTCCGGCCACCGGGTCCGGATGAGCGGGGTGAGCAGGAGCCACCGCCCGAGATGGCTCCCCCAGTCCAGGAGGACCGGAGGGATCCCAAGAGCGCTCACCGCGTGCTTGTCCCACAGGGTGTAGCCCGCGATGAAGACCCCCGTGAGGATTCCGTAGCCCAGGGCGGACCGGTCCCGGGCCGGGGATTGCCAGAAGGCCTGCACGTCCGCGAGGCTGAACAGGCTGGCGAGGATCAGCAGGGCTCCGATGAGGGCCGCGGCCCGGGGCCGCTCCCCCAAGAGGGCGATGGCCGCCAGGGTGGCCAGGAGCGGCCCCGTGCCCCGCGCCACCGGATACACCAGGGAGAGGTCTCCCGCGCGGTACCCTCGCTGCAGGGCGAGGAAGTAGCCCAGGTGCAGAGCCGCGGATCCCAGTACGAACCCCACCTCCCACCCTCCCATTCGGGGCCTCTGAAGCACCGCGGAGGCGACCGCCACGGGCAGGTACAGGAGGACGGCAAGGGCTTCGAACAACCACGTGAGGGCCACCCCACCCCCCGCGCGTTTCGCGAGCAGGTTCCAGGTGGCGTGCACCAGGGCGGCCGCCAGGAGGAGCAGTAGGGCCAGTAGGCTCATCCGGCCGTGCGCTAGACGGCTTCCCCGCGCCGGTCGCGTCCAAATCCCCAGGAGGTGCGGGCGAAATGGTAGAGGTGCTGCTGGGCCAAGCCTGCAAGGGGGCCGAACCGCTCCCGCGCCCAGGTCCGGATCTCGCGTGGGGTGCGGGCGCGTCCGCGGAAGTACAGCTCGAGGACCGCCCGCCGCACCCACACGTCCACGGGGAACGCCTCCCGGTGTCCCAGGCCGAAGAGGAGCACGCACTCCGCCACCTTCTCGCCCACCCCGGGAAGCGCCAGAAGCGCTGTCCGCGCCTCCTCGAGGGAGGCCCGGCGCAGGGCCTCGAGGTCCACGAGGCGGTCTGCCACCAGGCGGGCGGTGGCCCGGAGGTACGGGGCGCGGTACCCGAGGGCTGCGTCCCTGAGGATCCGGGGCGGGGCCTCCGCGATCCGTTCGGGAGACGGGAACGTGAACGCTTCTCCCCGGGCCGGGATCCTTTCCCCCAGCGCCCGGCACAGCCGCTCGATGCTGAGCCGGATCTTGGGGATGTTGTTGTTCTGGGAGATGAGGAAGCTGCAGAGCGCCTCCCAGGGGTGCTGGGCCAGGAGGGAGATGCCGCGGGTGAGGGGGAGGATCTGACGGAGCACGGGGTCGGAGCACAGCCGCCGCTCCGCCGCCCGCACGGGTCCGCCGCCGAACAGGTATGCCCGCACGGCTTCCGGGCCAAGCGGCTCCCCTTCCGGGTGGACCCGTAGGTGACCCGGCATGGGCTCCAGCCAAAGCACCGTGCGGCCCACCACCCCGCGCGCCCACCGCCCTGCCCAGGTCCACCGGAAGGCCTGGCCGCAGCTCAGGGTGCGCTTCAGGTGCAGCCCGGGCGCCGGGAGCTCGAAGGAGCTCACCACCCGAACCCCTCCACCACCCGCTGGGACCAGCTCTCCATCCCGGGGTAGTAGTCCCGCAGGCGCTTCACGGGGACGAACCCGCCCACCAGCCTCTGGACCTCCCGGACCCGGACGTCCCCTTCCGTCCGCACCTCGTACACCAGCCCGAAGTGGACCCGGCTCACGGGCGTGCTCTCGTCGTTGAGCACGGCCACCAGCTGGGCCTCCCAGGGGGCGGTGAACTCCAGCTCCTCCGCCAGCTCCCGCCGCAACCCGGATTCGATGGGATCGTCCGCGTCCTGCGCGTTGACGTGGCCGCCCACCCCGATGGCGTACCGGTGGTGCAGCCGTGGATCCCCACCCCGGTCCGTGCGCCGGAAGAGGAACACCTCTCTGCCGCGGCGCACCACCGCGTACGGGATGATCTGCTTCCACGAGGGGTCGTCCTCCACCTCTCCGCGGCGGCGAAAGGATCCGTACCGTCGGATCCGCGCCAGGAACTCCGGGATCCCTTGCCGTCTCAGGCCCTCGAAGCAGTCCCCCTGGAACAACCGCGCCCGGGGGACCACCAG includes:
- a CDS encoding J domain-containing protein; translation: MEFKDYYRILGVPRNADGKQINEAFRRLARQYHPDVNKDPQAAEKFKEINEAYQVLSDPEKRRRYDQLLELRERGVPWDQFAGPQAEGPGEWTVIFGEPGEVFGRFEDFGFSEFFRRFFGDLGIFDPFTRPGRRSPFRGARTVPREDLTTSVEISLEEAFHGTERELSLSLNGRSRRIRVQIPPGIRDGQKVRVRGAADGADLYVEVRVRPHPFFTREGDDLVCEIPISLVEALLGAEIEVPTLSGKVRMRIPPETQNGQVFRLRGQGMPRLMGSGRGDLLVRVKVVLPQRLSPEERRLVEQLGRLRQENPRAAMGLR
- a CDS encoding nucleotide exchange factor GrpE, whose product is MSEREDRLNGQSEPREDFAEAPASDGGDLPEPAEPAEVRPEEVARLREEVERYRQEAERNWQQFLHAAADLENYKKLAARRQEEAVARVRRAMLHLVLGVLDNLERAIQYGEQAQDNQAVEGILEGLRMTHRSVLEQLSLLGVRPMEAAGARFDPARHEAVDQVPAEEAGVEPGTVVDVVQQGYLVGEEVLRPARVRVAQ
- the dnaK gene encoding molecular chaperone DnaK, with translation MGKVVGIDLGTTNSVIAAIIGGEPVVIPNREGSRLTPSVVAFTKTGERLVGQMAKRQAILNPENTIYSIKRFMGRRYSEVETERKMVPYKVVEGQHGMACVYVPAVDRTFTPEEISAMILQKLKEDAEAYLGEKIDGAVITVPAYFNDAQRTATKNAGEIAGLKVLRIINEPTAACLAYGLDKKGSETVLVWDLGGGTFDVSILEIGEGVFQVRATAGDTHLGGDDWDERIVNWLAEEFRKEHGIDLRQDRQALQRLREAAERAKIELSAMVQTTINLPFITADATGPKHLDMVLTRAKFEELTADLVERCIPPYRQAMGDAKLSERDLHEVILVGGSTRMPMIQELVRRLTGKEPSKEVHPDEVVAVGAAIQAGVLAGQVREVVLLDVTPLSLGIETLGGVMTVLIPRNTTIPTRKSEIFTTAEDGQTQVEIHVLQGERPMARDNRTLGRFILDGIPPAPRGVPKIEVTFDIDANGILAVSAKDLATGREQSIRITGTSTLTREEIERMVREAEQHAEEDRRKREEAEILNRGDSMAYQAERLLRDQLSAAPESDRKPLEEKAKELRHAVQARDVAKVKQLTEELQQMIFRISERLYRAAASGTPSGGGGGERRGPDDVIDAEYKPSDQ
- a CDS encoding Hsp20/alpha crystallin family protein is translated as MGILRWDPIRELRTMRRTLERLLDEFVEGFGTELEVPERPREAEVWRPAVELYETDTDVVVRAALPGVDPKSIDVQVDDRTVTLVAERREEKEERGRSYHRRELRYGRFERTLPLPTEVKPDQAKATYRDGVLEVRVPKAEAAQARKVKVEVR
- a CDS encoding MerR family transcriptional regulator, whose product is MGQRRFKTDTTPVYAIGIAAELLGVHPRTLRIYEEKGLIRPARRNRIRLFSDRDLQRVRLIQYLTREVGLNLAGVKLFLEIQDRYEFVAEVILQSAGKRTIRERGD
- a CDS encoding EamA family transporter; its protein translation is MSLLALLLLLAAALVHATWNLLAKRAGGGVALTWLFEALAVLLYLPVAVASAVLQRPRMGGWEVGFVLGSAALHLGYFLALQRGYRAGDLSLVYPVARGTGPLLATLAAIALLGERPRAAALIGALLILASLFSLADVQAFWQSPARDRSALGYGILTGVFIAGYTLWDKHAVSALGIPPVLLDWGSHLGRWLLLTPLIRTRWPEVRRHWRVHRLEVFGLAVLVPLSYILVLTALRSSPVSAIAPAREVSILIGTWLGTRVLGEQEAWRRLLVACGMTAGVILLVA
- a CDS encoding DNA-3-methyladenine glycosylase 2 family protein — its product is MSSFELPAPGLHLKRTLSCGQAFRWTWAGRWARGVVGRTVLWLEPMPGHLRVHPEGEPLGPEAVRAYLFGGGPVRAAERRLCSDPVLRQILPLTRGISLLAQHPWEALCSFLISQNNNIPKIRLSIERLCRALGERIPARGEAFTFPSPERIAEAPPRILRDAALGYRAPYLRATARLVADRLVDLEALRRASLEEARTALLALPGVGEKVAECVLLFGLGHREAFPVDVWVRRAVLELYFRGRARTPREIRTWARERFGPLAGLAQQHLYHFARTSWGFGRDRRGEAV
- a CDS encoding NUDIX domain-containing protein; the protein is MTGFEEEVLVVPRARLFQGDCFEGLRRQGIPEFLARIRRYGSFRRRGEVEDDPSWKQIIPYAVVRRGREVFLFRRTDRGGDPRLHHRYAIGVGGHVNAQDADDPIESGLRRELAEELEFTAPWEAQLVAVLNDESTPVSRVHFGLVYEVRTEGDVRVREVQRLVGGFVPVKRLRDYYPGMESWSQRVVEGFGW